The Bacillus zhangzhouensis region TAATTGTCGCTTCACTGCCTAAATTCGCAAATACAATTCCATCTGGATTGACTTTACGAACGACTTCATATGTTCGTCTTTCTTCTTTATCTTTCAGTGCAGCCATTTGTGATCCTACTGCGACTGGGATATTGGTCTCCTTCGCTGCGATCGATAAAGAGCGGTTAATCTCATAGGTAGATTCTCCGCCCCCGCCAGTCATTGCATTGATAAAAATTGGCGAACCGAAAGTCAGTCCGCCAATTGTCGTATGTGTATCAATTTGTGATGTTGCAAGATCTGGTAAACTGGCGTGAACGAAGGAAACATCTTCTAAACCTGTTGCGGCATGCTGGCCAGTGGACAACGCATGCTCAATATGCTGCTTCTTTCTTTCTGCTCGCGTCAATTTTGATCACCAAATTATTTTAGTTTATTGAGTTTATCGCCGATCAGGTCACCAAGCTGGAACCCGCTTGTGTTTTCTTCTTTCGCCTGATATTGACGATAATCCTCTTCGATTTGTTTTTCAGGATTTTCTTCTAAATCACGGATGCTTAGTGAAATGCGCTCTTCGTCTTCATTCACATCAAGCACCTTCACTTTCACAGTTTGCCCTTCTTCAAGGACTTCTTGCGGTGTGCCGATATGTTTGTGGGAGATTTGGGAAATATGCACAAGACCTTCTACACCTGGCAGAATTTCAACAAATGCACCAAAGCTCACAAGACGTTGAACGGTTCCTTCAAGCACATCACCTGGTTTTACCTTTTCACCAATTTGACTCCAAGGTCCTGGTAATGTTTCTTTAATAGATAGTGAAATACGTTCGTTATCACGATCAACAGCAAGTACTTTGACTTGGACTTCCTGTCCTTCTTCTACTACGTCAGATGGCTTTTCAACATGCGCATGGGATAGTTGAGAAATGTGAACTAGTCCATCAATGCCGCCAATGTCAACAAATGCACCAAAATCAGTAAGCCTCTGCACTTTACCATCAATCACACTGCCTACCTCTAGCTTTTGGAGGAAGTCTTGCTTTTTGTCTAATTGCTCTTTTTCAACGACTGCACGGTGCGAGAGAATCACGCGATTTTTTTCGCGGTCAAGTTCTACCGCGACAAGTGAGAGTGTTTTCCCTTTGTAATCTGTGAAATCTTCTACATAGTGTGCTTCTACAAGTGATGCAGGAATAAATCCGCGCACTCCAATGTCAACGACAAGACCACCTTTTACAACGTCTTTTACTTCAGCTTCAAATACTTCTTTTGCTTCAAACTTTTTCTCTAGGTCTTCCCAAGCGCGGTCTGCATCAACAGCACGTTTCGATAAAATCAAAGCATCGTCTTCGACCTTTGTTACTTTAAGCTCTAACTCGTCGCCATCTTTCACGACATCTGATGCTTTTTCAACGTGAAGACTTGATAATTCACTGATTGGGATGATACCAGGTTGTTTCACATTGACGATATCTACATTGACATGCTTGTCCTCAACTTTAGAAACAATCCCTTTCACTACATCTCCAACCTCTGGTACCTGAACATCAATTTGATTCATTTCCTCTGTCATTTCAATAACCTCCTTGGTCCAAACCTACACAGCTTAGTTAAAACGACTGGGCCAATATGTGTCTTAAGCATGATGATTGCCAGCCGAATATGTATTTATAGAAACATTCAAATCAACATAATTGCTTGAATGATCAATAAAAATAGTATTAGTATAAACTTCTAATAAAAGACCTTGTTTGTCAAGAGATAAACCTCTAACTTATAAAAGTTTTCTAAAATTTCTTACTGTTTCTCTACGCGGTCTGCTGCATCTAAAATTTTCCCCGCCACCTCGTGAATAGAAAGGGAAGTTGTGTCAATTTCAATGGCATCATCCGCTTTCTTCAAAGGTGAAACTTCGCGCTCAGAATCAAGCTTATCACGTCTTGTAATCTCTTCGATCAACTGATCGTAATTGACATCGTAGCCTTTTTTCTGATTCTCTTCAAAGCGGCGTTTTGCTCTTTCTTCTACTGATGCAAGCAAGAAAATTTTCACTTCGGCATCTGGAAGTACGTGAGTGCCTATGTCTCTGCCGTCCATAACAACACCGCCTCGTTTGCCAAGCTCTCGCTGCCTGCGGACCATTTCTTCCCGAACAACTCTGTGCTTTGCGACAACTGATACTTGGTTGCTTACGCGGTCTGTGCGAATATCCTCTGTGACATCCGTATTGTTTAGATGGACTTTTTGACCCTCGTCCGTTGTTACCAATTCAATGCCCGTTTTTTTTAGTAATGAATCAAGTGCCTGTTCGTCTTCAAGATCTATCCCTTGATCGAGCGCTGCAAGTGTAATCGCGCGGTACATGGCACCTGTATCAATATAAATATAAGATTTTTTTGCTGCGACAATTTTTGCCACAGTGCTTTTGCCTGCTGCTGCAGGACCGTCAATTGCAATAGATAATTTCTTTTTCATAATACCTCTCCTTGATTGAATCTCCCTTATGAATTGTAACATGATCACCGCTCAAACGGGGGAATTTTCTATCAATCCTTCTGCTTAAACGTCTCAATCCATTCTTCAATGCTCATGTTATTTACACCCTCATACTGCACGACTTTTGACAAAAAGAGTTCTCCTTTCGTCAAATGAAGTGTGATCTGGACGGTTAGCAATAAAACAAGCTGAATAAGCACCACTTTCAATAACCATCTTTCCATTGTCTTCA contains the following coding sequences:
- the rpsA gene encoding 30S ribosomal protein S1, whose product is MTEEMNQIDVQVPEVGDVVKGIVSKVEDKHVNVDIVNVKQPGIIPISELSSLHVEKASDVVKDGDELELKVTKVEDDALILSKRAVDADRAWEDLEKKFEAKEVFEAEVKDVVKGGLVVDIGVRGFIPASLVEAHYVEDFTDYKGKTLSLVAVELDREKNRVILSHRAVVEKEQLDKKQDFLQKLEVGSVIDGKVQRLTDFGAFVDIGGIDGLVHISQLSHAHVEKPSDVVEEGQEVQVKVLAVDRDNERISLSIKETLPGPWSQIGEKVKPGDVLEGTVQRLVSFGAFVEILPGVEGLVHISQISHKHIGTPQEVLEEGQTVKVKVLDVNEDEERISLSIRDLEENPEKQIEEDYRQYQAKEENTSGFQLGDLIGDKLNKLK
- the cmk gene encoding (d)CMP kinase, whose translation is MKKKLSIAIDGPAAAGKSTVAKIVAAKKSYIYIDTGAMYRAITLAALDQGIDLEDEQALDSLLKKTGIELVTTDEGQKVHLNNTDVTEDIRTDRVSNQVSVVAKHRVVREEMVRRQRELGKRGGVVMDGRDIGTHVLPDAEVKIFLLASVEERAKRRFEENQKKGYDVNYDQLIEEITRRDKLDSEREVSPLKKADDAIEIDTTSLSIHEVAGKILDAADRVEKQ
- a CDS encoding YpfB family protein, with the protein product MKTMERWLLKVVLIQLVLLLTVQITLHLTKGELFLSKVVQYEGVNNMSIEEWIETFKQKD